The following proteins are co-located in the Aestuariirhabdus haliotis genome:
- the carA gene encoding glutamine-hydrolyzing carbamoyl-phosphate synthase small subunit, with protein MTQSAILVLEDGSVFKGVSIGAAGETSGEVVFNTAMTGYQEILTDPSYARQMVTLTYPHIGNTGTTPEDEESTQVWAAGLIIRDLPLLASNWRNQQSLDDYLKERNVVAIADIDTRRLTRILREKGAQNGCIVAGDSVDEARALELAKAFPGLKGMDLAKEVTTDQQYQWTNGVWELETDSHPEVSELPYHVVAYDFGVKRNILRMLAARGCRLTVVPAQTPAAEVLAMNPDGIFLSNGPGDPEPCDYAIAAIKEILETDIPVFGICLGHQLMALASGASTEKMKFGHHGANHPVQDLASKVVMITSQNHGFAVSESSLPDCLKATHKSLFDGSLQGIARTDKPAFSFQGHPEASPGPHDVAPLFDRFIELIRERR; from the coding sequence TTGACCCAATCAGCCATTTTGGTTCTCGAAGACGGGAGCGTGTTTAAAGGGGTTTCTATCGGCGCCGCCGGAGAAACTAGCGGAGAAGTTGTTTTTAATACGGCGATGACGGGTTATCAGGAGATTCTTACCGATCCCTCCTATGCGCGTCAGATGGTCACCTTGACCTATCCGCATATTGGCAACACGGGCACGACGCCGGAAGATGAGGAGTCGACTCAAGTTTGGGCGGCAGGCCTTATCATCCGTGATTTGCCTTTGTTGGCCAGCAACTGGAGAAATCAGCAATCGCTGGATGACTACCTGAAAGAGCGTAATGTGGTAGCGATCGCAGATATCGATACTCGTCGTCTGACCCGTATTCTGCGGGAAAAAGGCGCTCAGAACGGTTGTATTGTGGCCGGTGACAGCGTCGATGAAGCGCGTGCGCTGGAGCTGGCCAAGGCATTTCCCGGGTTGAAGGGGATGGATCTGGCCAAAGAGGTCACTACTGACCAGCAGTACCAATGGACCAACGGTGTCTGGGAACTGGAAACCGACTCTCACCCCGAGGTTAGCGAATTGCCCTACCATGTGGTGGCTTACGATTTCGGTGTCAAGCGCAATATCCTGCGCATGTTAGCAGCCCGTGGTTGTCGTTTGACCGTCGTGCCGGCTCAGACTCCTGCAGCTGAGGTGTTGGCCATGAACCCCGATGGTATCTTCCTCTCCAACGGCCCCGGTGACCCTGAGCCTTGTGATTACGCCATAGCGGCGATCAAAGAAATTCTGGAGACCGATATACCGGTGTTTGGTATCTGTCTGGGTCATCAGTTGATGGCTTTGGCCAGCGGCGCGAGTACCGAGAAGATGAAATTTGGCCACCACGGGGCCAACCATCCGGTTCAGGATCTGGCGTCGAAGGTGGTTATGATCACCAGCCAGAACCATGGCTTTGCGGTCAGTGAAAGCTCCTTGCCCGATTGTCTGAAGGCGACCCATAAATCCCTGTTCGACGGTTCCTTGCAGGGTATTGCCCGTACTGACAAACCGGCCTTCAGCTTTCAGGGGCACCCGGAAGCGAGTCCCGGCCCCCATGACGTAGCGCCACTGTTTGACCGCTTTATCGAACTGATTCGAGAGCGTCGTTAA
- the dapB gene encoding 4-hydroxy-tetrahydrodipicolinate reductase: MVRVAIVGAAGRMGRVLIEALQASKEAKLKAAIDRPDSSLIGSDVGELAGIGKIGVELSGSLADKLDAFDVVIDFTRPDFTLANVELCRQHGKAIVIGTTGLSGEQKHQLKRAAEDIPILFAPNMSVGVNLCLQLLAMAAKSLGDDYDVEIIEAHHRHKVDAPSGTALRMGEVVAEALDRDLAECAVYGREGVTGERDPKTIGFETIRAGDVVGDHTVLFATEGERIEITHKASSRMTFAKGALRGAVWLQHKGTGLYDMQDVLALD; the protein is encoded by the coding sequence ATGGTACGTGTAGCAATAGTCGGTGCAGCAGGTCGTATGGGTCGTGTCCTGATTGAGGCACTGCAAGCCAGTAAAGAGGCGAAGCTGAAAGCCGCCATTGATCGGCCTGACAGTAGCTTGATTGGCTCCGATGTTGGTGAACTGGCGGGTATTGGCAAGATCGGGGTTGAGCTTAGCGGTTCTCTGGCGGATAAACTTGATGCCTTTGATGTCGTGATTGATTTCACGCGCCCGGATTTTACCCTGGCGAACGTCGAACTCTGTCGCCAGCATGGTAAGGCGATTGTGATTGGTACGACGGGGCTCAGTGGCGAGCAGAAGCATCAGCTGAAGCGTGCAGCGGAGGACATTCCGATACTGTTTGCGCCGAATATGAGTGTCGGCGTTAACCTGTGTCTGCAGCTGTTGGCGATGGCGGCCAAATCTCTGGGTGATGATTACGATGTTGAGATTATAGAGGCGCATCACCGTCATAAGGTGGATGCTCCTTCCGGTACGGCCTTGCGTATGGGGGAGGTTGTAGCCGAAGCGCTCGATCGTGATCTGGCAGAATGTGCGGTTTACGGTCGAGAAGGCGTGACCGGCGAGCGGGATCCTAAAACCATCGGTTTCGAAACCATTCGTGCGGGAGATGTGGTCGGCGATCATACCGTATTATTTGCCACCGAAGGTGAGCGGATCGAGATCACTCACAAAGCCTCCAGTCGTATGACCTTTGCCAAAGGTGCCCTGCGCGGGGCTGTCTGGCTGCAGCATAAAGGTACGGGTTTGTACGATATGCAGGATGTGCTGGCGTTGGATTGA